A genomic segment from Meiothermus sp. Pnk-1 encodes:
- a CDS encoding 3-phenylpropionate/cinnamic acid dioxygenase subunit beta produces the protein MDRVQALLNCLYKEAELLDEGRYREWLTLLAEDVRYRVPVRVTKERGPEGGVSGVMGGMYHLDEDYTSLEMRVARLETGFAWAEDPPSRLRHFVTNVRIGEPRPTPKGEETEVRSNLLIFRSRWDRPDHTFLSAERRDVWRQEEGGWRLAGRTVILDSATLPTHNLAFFF, from the coding sequence ATGGACCGTGTGCAAGCCTTGCTCAACTGCCTGTACAAGGAAGCCGAGCTGCTCGATGAGGGGCGCTACCGGGAGTGGCTGACCCTGCTAGCCGAGGACGTGCGCTACCGGGTGCCGGTGCGGGTCACCAAGGAGCGGGGCCCGGAGGGCGGGGTGAGCGGGGTGATGGGGGGGATGTACCACCTGGACGAAGACTACACCTCCCTCGAGATGCGCGTGGCCCGCCTCGAGACCGGCTTCGCCTGGGCCGAAGACCCCCCTTCCCGCCTGCGCCACTTCGTGACCAACGTGCGCATCGGCGAGCCCAGGCCCACCCCCAAGGGCGAGGAGACCGAGGTGCGCTCCAACCTGCTCATCTTCAGGAGCCGCTGGGACCGGCCCGACCACACCTTTCTCTCGGCCGAGCGCCGCGACGTCTGGCGGCAGGAGGAGGGGGGCTGGCGGCTGGCCGGCCGCACGGTGATCCTGGACAGCGCCACCCTGCCCACCCACAACCTGGCCTTTTTCTTCTAG
- a CDS encoding GntR family transcriptional regulator, which produces MAVTEKSTETQSAYLLVRRAILAGELLPGQRLVEKELSERFGVGRAAIRTALARLEQEGLVESEPFRGARVRTIGEAEAVEILEARAALEALAAHHAARKATPEQAEALWAIHRQMEERHRAGDLWGMSELNSLLHRTLVEISGHQTAARLIEGLRAQGVRHQFHTILVPGRPQQSLEEHRRIIAAVAAHQPEEAEAAMKAHLGGVIAALKRIGRSTL; this is translated from the coding sequence ATGGCGGTGACGGAGAAGTCCACCGAGACCCAGAGCGCCTACCTTCTGGTGCGGCGGGCCATTCTGGCCGGGGAGCTGCTGCCGGGGCAGCGCTTAGTAGAGAAGGAGCTCTCCGAGCGCTTCGGGGTGGGGCGGGCGGCCATCCGCACCGCCTTGGCCCGGCTCGAGCAGGAGGGTCTGGTAGAGAGCGAGCCCTTCCGGGGGGCGCGGGTGCGCACCATCGGCGAGGCCGAGGCGGTGGAGATCTTAGAGGCCCGCGCCGCGCTGGAGGCCCTGGCCGCCCACCACGCGGCCCGCAAGGCCACCCCCGAGCAGGCCGAGGCCCTGTGGGCCATCCACCGCCAGATGGAGGAGCGCCACCGCGCGGGCGACCTGTGGGGCATGTCCGAGCTCAACAGCCTGCTCCACCGCACCTTGGTGGAAATCTCCGGTCACCAGACCGCAGCCCGGCTCATCGAGGGGCTGCGGGCCCAGGGGGTGCGGCACCAGTTCCACACCATCCTGGTGCCGGGCCGCCCCCAGCAGTCCTTGGAGGAGCACCGCCGGATCATCGCCGCGGTGGCCGCCCACCAACCCGAAGAGGCCGAAGCCGCCATGAAGGCCCACCTGGGGGGCGTCATCGCGGCCCTCAAACGCATCGGAAGGAGTACCCTATGA
- a CDS encoding branched-chain amino acid ABC transporter permease, which produces MMLLGIQLLNSLAFAMLLFLLASGLSLIFGVARVINLAHGALYMLGAYLGMALGSSVNFWLALLVVPLLVGVFGVAVERFLLRGLHGRELEQVLLTIGLGFVVSDLLRAAFGAGVRSVPPPEALAGPLLLGSFIYPKYPLFVLAVGVSLFLLMRLLLSRTPFGVQVRAVTADPAMASTLGLRPARISLLTFAFGAALAGLGGVVGGPMIALAPGLDAQMTLFALIVVVIGGLGRIEGAFWGAVLVGLVDGFGRLFLPQAAMFLIFALMALVLALRPEGLLGRRMA; this is translated from the coding sequence ATGATGCTCCTGGGAATCCAACTCCTCAACAGCCTGGCCTTCGCCATGCTGCTGTTTCTGCTGGCCTCAGGCCTCTCGCTGATCTTTGGGGTGGCCCGGGTGATCAACTTGGCCCACGGGGCCTTATACATGCTGGGGGCCTACTTGGGCATGGCCTTGGGAAGCAGTGTGAACTTCTGGCTGGCCTTGCTGGTGGTTCCCTTGCTGGTAGGGGTCTTCGGAGTGGCGGTGGAGCGCTTTTTGCTGCGGGGATTGCACGGACGGGAGCTCGAGCAGGTGCTGCTTACCATCGGCTTGGGGTTCGTGGTCTCCGACCTGCTCCGGGCCGCTTTCGGCGCGGGGGTCCGCTCGGTCCCCCCGCCGGAAGCCCTGGCCGGGCCGCTGCTGCTGGGCTCTTTTATCTACCCCAAGTACCCCCTGTTCGTGCTGGCCGTAGGGGTCTCGCTCTTCCTGCTGATGCGGCTGCTGCTCTCCCGAACACCCTTTGGGGTGCAGGTGCGGGCGGTGACCGCCGACCCCGCCATGGCCAGCACCCTGGGCCTCCGGCCCGCCCGGATAAGCCTGTTGACCTTTGCCTTCGGCGCTGCCCTGGCCGGGCTGGGAGGGGTGGTGGGGGGCCCCATGATCGCCCTGGCCCCCGGTCTCGATGCCCAGATGACCCTCTTCGCCCTGATCGTGGTGGTGATCGGGGGGTTAGGCCGCATCGAGGGGGCTTTCTGGGGGGCTGTTCTGGTGGGGCTGGTGGACGGCTTTGGGCGCTTGTTCCTGCCCCAGGCCGCGATGTTCTTGATCTTCGCCCTGATGGCCCTGGTGCTGGCCTTGAGGCCGGAGGGGCTGCTAGGCCGGAGGATGGCATGA
- a CDS encoding aromatic ring-hydroxylating dioxygenase subunit alpha: protein MARVKGGVSSRLGRMLEELQEGIEDGLVPAWIFNDPELFELEKEKIFSRSWVYLAHESEIPNPGDYVLRYVLNNPYIVVRGEDGVVRALLDMCRHRGMRVCRAELGNASHFRCPFHGWTYRNDGRLIGVPAEREAFGPGFNKAEWGLCPIPRLEVFDGMIFGNLDPEAPGLEEWLGEIRWYLELVTKRSPAGLEVLGPPQRWVVHTDWKLALETFLSDSYHTLMTHRSLIELGIAPKDAKYAMYGEQIHIPGKGHGSMVVGAPPGAKLPPFWGYPEEMLERARTSYPTREQFETARETRILLVTLFPNFSFHNPIRKPDHKYQGTVPMLTFRVWHPLGPGRIEIFSWALVEKDAPEWFKEKTRHSYLRFFGSSGTFEQDDTEIWSHVAHNAATAQGRELRLNYRMGLELEPDPNWPGPGVAYGLNFTDANMRNFHRRYLEMLLS, encoded by the coding sequence ATGGCGAGGGTCAAAGGTGGGGTCTCCTCTCGGCTTGGCCGGATGCTGGAGGAGCTGCAGGAGGGAATAGAGGACGGGCTGGTGCCGGCCTGGATCTTCAACGACCCCGAGCTTTTTGAGCTGGAAAAGGAGAAGATCTTCAGCCGCTCCTGGGTGTATCTGGCCCACGAGTCGGAGATCCCCAACCCCGGCGATTACGTGCTGCGCTACGTGCTGAACAACCCCTACATCGTGGTGCGGGGCGAGGACGGGGTGGTGCGGGCCTTGCTCGACATGTGCCGCCACCGGGGGATGCGGGTCTGCCGGGCCGAGCTGGGCAACGCCAGCCACTTCCGCTGCCCCTTCCACGGCTGGACCTACCGCAACGACGGCCGGCTGATCGGGGTGCCGGCCGAGCGCGAGGCCTTTGGGCCCGGCTTCAACAAGGCGGAGTGGGGGTTATGCCCCATTCCTCGCCTCGAGGTCTTCGACGGGATGATCTTCGGCAACCTCGACCCCGAGGCCCCGGGCCTCGAGGAGTGGCTGGGGGAGATCCGCTGGTACTTGGAGCTCGTGACCAAGCGCAGCCCGGCGGGCCTCGAGGTGCTGGGTCCGCCCCAGCGCTGGGTGGTCCACACCGACTGGAAGCTGGCGCTGGAGACCTTCCTGAGCGACAGCTACCACACCCTCATGACCCACCGCTCGCTCATCGAGCTGGGCATCGCCCCCAAGGACGCCAAGTACGCCATGTACGGCGAACAGATTCACATCCCCGGCAAGGGTCACGGCAGCATGGTGGTGGGGGCCCCGCCCGGGGCCAAGCTGCCCCCCTTCTGGGGCTACCCGGAGGAGATGCTCGAGCGGGCCCGCACCTCCTACCCCACCCGTGAGCAGTTCGAGACCGCCCGCGAGACCCGCATCCTGCTGGTCACGCTCTTCCCCAACTTCTCCTTCCACAACCCCATCCGCAAGCCCGACCACAAGTACCAAGGCACCGTGCCGATGCTCACCTTCCGGGTCTGGCACCCCTTGGGACCGGGCCGCATCGAGATTTTCTCCTGGGCCTTGGTGGAAAAAGACGCCCCGGAGTGGTTCAAGGAGAAGACCCGGCACTCCTACCTGCGCTTTTTCGGCTCCTCGGGCACCTTCGAGCAGGACGACACCGAGATCTGGAGCCACGTGGCCCACAACGCCGCCACCGCCCAGGGCCGGGAGCTGCGCCTCAACTACCGCATGGGGCTCGAGCTCGAGCCCGACCCCAACTGGCCGGGGCCGGGGGTGGCCTACGGGCTCAACTTCACCGACGCCAACATGCGCAACTTTCACCGCCGTTACCTGGAGATGCTCCTCTCTTGA
- a CDS encoding ABC transporter substrate-binding protein: MGNIHRRQVIRAGLGLLGMASLSRFSPSLAQQDSLRIGVVLSYSGPYARLGQEITRGMELYLDKVGYQAGGRRIQLLKEDEEADPAVAVRKVRKLVEQDRVNLLAGIVLSSSAYAVRDYVHERQVPLIVANAAANGITRERRSPYIFRTSISAWQQHYPMGPWVARNVGKKAFLLALDYAFGKEATAAFKEGFQQAGGEVVAELYTPLGSTDYSAVISRIASARPEVVHAVLSGSDAVIFLRQFAQFGLNRTVQLAVSGEVTDENVLEAIGEAALGAKSADHWVYTLNNSTNRDFIKAYRQKYNATPNHFAVRGYDAMQFIVDAINAAEGDVDNRRRFLRAFENAKIISPRGFVQMDPETNNATQHVYAREVARVEGVLANRQLADLGIVRDPGK; this comes from the coding sequence ATGGGCAATATACACCGTAGGCAGGTGATCCGTGCAGGGTTGGGGCTTTTGGGCATGGCTTCCTTGAGCCGCTTTTCTCCTTCGCTGGCCCAGCAGGATTCCCTGCGCATCGGGGTGGTGCTTTCCTATTCGGGACCCTACGCCCGGCTAGGGCAAGAGATCACCCGGGGGATGGAGCTTTACCTGGATAAAGTAGGTTATCAAGCGGGCGGACGGCGCATCCAGCTGCTCAAGGAAGATGAGGAGGCTGATCCAGCGGTGGCGGTGCGCAAGGTGCGCAAGCTGGTGGAGCAAGACCGGGTTAACCTGCTGGCGGGGATTGTCCTTTCCTCCTCGGCCTACGCCGTGCGCGATTACGTCCACGAGCGGCAGGTCCCGCTGATCGTCGCCAACGCGGCGGCCAACGGCATCACCCGCGAGCGCAGAAGCCCCTACATCTTCCGCACCTCCATCAGCGCCTGGCAACAGCACTATCCGATGGGGCCTTGGGTGGCGCGCAACGTGGGGAAAAAAGCCTTTCTGCTGGCGCTGGATTACGCTTTTGGCAAGGAGGCCACCGCGGCCTTCAAGGAAGGTTTCCAACAGGCCGGTGGAGAGGTGGTGGCCGAGCTCTACACCCCCCTGGGCAGCACCGACTACAGCGCGGTGATCTCGCGCATCGCCTCCGCCCGGCCAGAGGTCGTACACGCGGTGCTATCGGGGAGCGACGCGGTGATCTTCCTGCGGCAGTTCGCCCAGTTCGGCCTCAACCGCACGGTGCAGCTTGCGGTGAGCGGCGAGGTAACCGACGAGAACGTGCTCGAGGCCATCGGGGAGGCCGCTTTGGGGGCCAAGAGCGCCGACCACTGGGTCTACACCCTCAACAACAGCACCAACCGAGATTTCATCAAAGCCTACCGGCAAAAGTACAACGCCACCCCCAACCACTTTGCGGTGCGCGGTTACGACGCCATGCAGTTCATCGTAGACGCCATCAACGCCGCAGAGGGCGATGTGGATAACCGCCGCCGGTTCCTGAGGGCTTTTGAAAACGCCAAGATCATCAGCCCGCGCGGCTTCGTGCAGATGGACCCGGAGACCAACAACGCCACCCAGCACGTCTACGCGCGGGAGGTAGCCCGGGTGGAAGGGGTACTGGCCAACCGCCAGCTCGCCGACCTGGGCATCGTGCGCGATCCCGGGAAGTAG
- a CDS encoding dihydrodiol dehydrogenase codes for MLTLTNEFTTVTVEKIATRNGERLCITSPRLGYRVELDPLELEALTWQPVETFSRLLSTPFGPDEEGVEARPLSDLILFGGEHG; via the coding sequence ATGCTCACCCTGACCAACGAGTTCACTACCGTGACGGTGGAGAAGATCGCCACCCGCAACGGGGAGCGGCTATGCATTACCTCCCCGCGCCTGGGCTACCGCGTGGAGCTCGACCCCCTGGAGCTCGAGGCCCTCACCTGGCAGCCGGTGGAGACCTTCTCGCGGCTGCTTTCCACCCCCTTCGGCCCCGACGAGGAGGGCGTGGAAGCCCGGCCGCTTTCCGACCTGATCCTCTTCGGAGGGGAGCATGGTTAA
- a CDS encoding 4-hydroxybenzoate 3-monooxygenase has translation MVKVGIVGAGPAGLLLAHLLHREGIEAVVLEARSREYLETSPHRIRAGVLEWGSREILRRAGLGERMLEQGLEHRGVYLAFDGALHHLDFPSLTEGKSIWVYGQQFVVQDMIRLYLAQGGEIRFEHEVLGLEAAPEGLRLLYRTPEGATEQLACEFVVGADGSHSRLRAQIPGARLYQKNYPFAWLGILAEALPAAEELIYASHPRGFALFSMRSPTRSRNYLQVGVEERLEDWPEERIWAELSERLAGVAEVRPGPLLEKSLTPLRSLVVEPMQHGRFFLMGDAAHVVPPTGAKGMNLALSDAVLLYRALLAYYRRGEEGFLLGYTQDALRHVWQAELFSYFMTTLLHTPADPFDDGLRTAQLRHLAESPHLRRFLAENYVGLYTSGRYAGWVGGEVPA, from the coding sequence ATGGTTAAGGTGGGCATCGTGGGGGCGGGGCCGGCGGGGCTCTTGCTGGCCCACCTGCTGCACCGCGAGGGGATTGAGGCGGTGGTGCTCGAGGCCAGAAGCCGCGAGTACCTGGAGACCAGCCCCCACCGCATCCGCGCCGGGGTGCTGGAGTGGGGCAGCAGGGAGATTCTGCGCCGGGCCGGGCTGGGGGAGCGGATGCTCGAGCAGGGCTTAGAGCACCGCGGGGTCTACCTGGCCTTCGACGGGGCCCTGCACCACCTGGACTTCCCTAGCCTCACCGAGGGGAAGAGCATCTGGGTCTATGGCCAGCAGTTTGTGGTGCAGGACATGATCCGGCTCTACCTGGCCCAGGGCGGGGAGATTCGCTTCGAGCACGAGGTGTTGGGCCTGGAGGCCGCCCCGGAGGGCCTGCGCCTGCTCTACCGAACCCCCGAGGGGGCTACCGAGCAGCTCGCCTGCGAGTTTGTGGTGGGGGCCGATGGCTCGCACAGCCGGCTGCGGGCCCAGATACCCGGAGCCCGGCTGTACCAGAAAAACTACCCCTTCGCCTGGCTGGGCATTCTGGCCGAGGCCCTACCCGCTGCCGAGGAGCTCATCTACGCCAGCCATCCCCGTGGCTTTGCCCTTTTCAGCATGCGCTCGCCCACCCGCTCGAGGAACTACCTGCAAGTGGGGGTGGAGGAGCGGCTCGAGGACTGGCCCGAGGAGCGCATCTGGGCCGAGCTCAGCGAGCGGCTTGCGGGGGTGGCCGAGGTGCGCCCGGGGCCCCTGTTGGAAAAGAGCCTCACCCCCTTGCGCTCTTTGGTGGTGGAGCCCATGCAGCACGGCCGCTTCTTCCTGATGGGCGACGCGGCCCACGTGGTGCCGCCCACCGGGGCCAAGGGCATGAACCTGGCCCTCTCCGACGCGGTGCTGTTGTACCGGGCCCTGCTGGCCTACTACCGGCGGGGCGAGGAGGGCTTCCTGCTGGGCTACACCCAGGACGCGCTGCGCCACGTCTGGCAGGCCGAGCTCTTCTCTTACTTCATGACCACCCTGCTCCACACCCCCGCCGATCCCTTCGACGACGGCCTGCGCACCGCCCAGCTCCGCCACCTAGCCGAAAGCCCCCACCTGCGGCGTTTTCTGGCCGAGAACTACGTGGGCCTCTACACCAGCGGCCGCTACGCCGGGTGGGTGGGAGGGGAGGTCCCGGCCTAG
- a CDS encoding ATP-binding cassette domain-containing protein has protein sequence MSVEALRVEGVKRAFGGLLALAGVNLKVAVGERRAVIGPNGAGKSTLFKVVAGELRPTQGKVYLGGREVSGLPQERVARLGLGRTFQRSNAFPELMVWENVALARQAALGRSRRLSEPLAPDPEVQAALSKVGLSERAQLKAAQLSHGEKRQLEIAMALVQNPKVLLLDEPLAGLSGAERERIGALILSLDPQMTVLLVEHDLEYALRFAQRVTVLHYGEVVAEGEPEAIRQDPKVQEIYVGQGWQMGQATAAGPEVLRCAGLSAGYGPMRVLEGVSLQVGQGEVVALLGRNGMGKTTLLSALMGLLPLQEGEVVFLGQEIGRLPTHRRAELGLTLVPQGRRMFDGLSVEEELRMAAWGQQGRWTLERVLEVFPRLAERRKNPSRALSGGEQQMVAVARALLRNPKLVLMDEPTEGLSPLMVRQVAEVIRTLKAEGETVLLAEQNVQMALAVADRVYILEHGEIVWEGRPQEASGAVLQRYLGV, from the coding sequence GTGAGCGTGGAGGCGCTTAGGGTCGAAGGGGTAAAGCGGGCCTTCGGGGGGCTATTGGCCCTGGCCGGGGTGAACCTGAAGGTAGCGGTGGGGGAGCGCCGGGCCGTGATCGGGCCCAACGGCGCAGGCAAAAGCACCCTCTTCAAGGTGGTGGCGGGGGAGCTCCGGCCCACCCAGGGAAAGGTCTACTTGGGTGGGCGCGAGGTGAGCGGGCTGCCCCAAGAACGGGTAGCCCGGCTGGGGTTGGGCCGCACCTTCCAACGCTCCAACGCCTTCCCGGAGCTTATGGTCTGGGAGAACGTAGCCCTGGCCCGCCAGGCGGCTTTAGGGAGAAGCCGACGCCTCTCGGAGCCGCTCGCGCCGGACCCCGAAGTACAGGCCGCGCTGAGCAAGGTGGGGCTGTCCGAGCGAGCCCAGCTGAAAGCCGCCCAGCTTTCGCACGGGGAGAAGCGGCAGCTCGAGATCGCCATGGCCCTGGTGCAAAACCCCAAAGTGCTGCTTCTGGACGAGCCCCTGGCGGGCCTCTCCGGGGCCGAGCGGGAGCGGATCGGGGCGCTCATCCTGAGCCTGGATCCGCAGATGACCGTGCTGCTGGTAGAGCACGACCTGGAGTATGCCCTCAGGTTTGCCCAGCGGGTCACGGTGCTGCACTACGGCGAGGTGGTGGCCGAGGGCGAGCCCGAGGCCATCCGGCAAGACCCCAAGGTGCAGGAGATCTACGTGGGCCAGGGCTGGCAGATGGGCCAGGCCACCGCCGCAGGCCCGGAGGTGTTGCGCTGTGCGGGGCTTTCGGCCGGCTACGGACCCATGCGGGTGCTGGAGGGGGTGAGCCTGCAGGTGGGTCAGGGGGAGGTGGTGGCCCTTTTGGGCCGCAACGGCATGGGCAAGACCACCCTGCTCTCGGCCCTGATGGGCTTGCTTCCCCTCCAGGAGGGGGAGGTGGTGTTTCTGGGGCAGGAGATTGGCCGCCTGCCCACCCACCGCCGGGCCGAGCTGGGCCTGACCCTGGTGCCCCAGGGGCGGCGGATGTTCGATGGGCTTTCGGTAGAAGAAGAGCTGCGCATGGCGGCCTGGGGGCAGCAGGGCCGCTGGACGCTGGAGCGGGTGCTGGAGGTCTTCCCTCGGCTGGCCGAGCGGCGCAAAAACCCTTCCCGCGCGCTCTCGGGAGGGGAGCAGCAGATGGTGGCCGTGGCCCGGGCCCTTTTGCGCAACCCCAAGCTGGTCTTGATGGACGAGCCCACCGAGGGGCTCTCGCCCCTGATGGTGCGGCAGGTGGCGGAGGTGATCCGCACCCTGAAGGCCGAGGGCGAGACGGTCTTGCTGGCCGAGCAGAACGTGCAGATGGCGCTGGCGGTGGCGGACCGGGTCTACATCCTGGAGCACGGCGAGATCGTGTGGGAGGGCCGCCCCCAGGAGGCCAGCGGGGCTGTGTTGCAGCGGTATTTGGGTGTGTGA
- a CDS encoding catechol 2,3-dioxygenase — MSEVSTEGVWPYCDLAHLAHLELLTPKLEQSLHFFTEVMGLSVSESTPNSVYLRGWDDYEHHTLKLTAAPQPGLGHFAFRVRSPEALARRVRVLEQSGLGQGWVEERGHGPAYRFHTPDGHLVELYYETTWYTPTEATRPALKNQASRFPGKGANLRRLDHINLLAADVRAMRLFMEGNLGMKVTEQIIFSGGDEQGVWLTSNNKTYDVAITKDHLGARGRFHHCTYAVDSREEVLRAADICLEHGVKIETGPHKHAIQQTFFLYVYEPGGNRFEVACPGARLLLAPDWKPIVWNEEERKRGQAWGLQTVPTFHTYGTPPVEAQEA, encoded by the coding sequence ATGTCCGAAGTAAGCACTGAAGGGGTCTGGCCCTACTGCGACCTGGCCCACCTGGCCCACCTCGAGCTCCTCACCCCGAAGCTCGAGCAAAGCCTCCACTTCTTCACCGAGGTGATGGGCCTGAGCGTGAGCGAATCCACCCCCAACTCGGTTTACCTGCGCGGCTGGGACGACTATGAGCACCACACCCTCAAGCTCACCGCCGCCCCCCAGCCCGGCCTGGGACACTTCGCCTTCCGGGTCAGGAGCCCCGAGGCCCTCGCCCGGCGGGTGCGGGTCCTGGAGCAGAGCGGGCTGGGCCAGGGCTGGGTGGAGGAGCGCGGCCACGGCCCGGCCTACCGCTTCCACACCCCGGACGGGCACCTTGTGGAGCTCTACTACGAGACCACCTGGTACACCCCCACCGAGGCCACCCGGCCCGCCCTCAAGAACCAAGCTTCCCGCTTCCCTGGCAAAGGGGCCAACCTGCGCCGGCTCGACCACATCAACCTGCTGGCCGCGGACGTGCGGGCCATGCGGCTGTTCATGGAGGGCAACCTGGGGATGAAAGTCACCGAGCAGATCATCTTCAGCGGGGGGGACGAGCAGGGAGTCTGGCTCACCAGCAACAACAAGACCTACGACGTAGCCATCACCAAAGACCACCTGGGGGCCAGGGGCCGCTTTCACCACTGCACCTACGCGGTGGACAGCCGCGAGGAGGTGCTAAGAGCAGCAGATATCTGCTTGGAGCACGGGGTCAAGATCGAGACCGGGCCGCACAAGCACGCCATCCAGCAGACCTTCTTCCTCTACGTCTACGAGCCGGGGGGCAACCGCTTCGAGGTGGCCTGCCCGGGGGCCCGGTTGCTCCTGGCCCCGGACTGGAAGCCCATCGTTTGGAACGAGGAGGAGCGCAAGCGGGGCCAGGCCTGGGGGCTGCAGACGGTGCCCACCTTCCACACCTACGGCACCCCCCCGGTAGAGGCCCAGGAGGCCTGA
- a CDS encoding branched-chain amino acid ABC transporter permease, translated as MMAGSELRSGSGRLPPAILRAGLVLLWLLPLALGGYPLYLATEAALLALAAVALSVLLGHGGVPSLGQAAFLGLGAYTVGLALKGGMPVLPALGLAVLVSAGFALLTGLLLFRTQGIFVLMLTLAFGQMVYSAAYKWNALTGGDDGLSLAGLALNPRVLHGIALLTLLGSIWGLRYLLRTPYGKTLEAIRQNEEKIRSLGVPTFYYKLSLFVLTGALTGLAGGGLALHRSFISPHDLFWLTSATLMVMVLLGGSRGLWGAAFGALLYTFVQSWVSSFTDLWGVFVGLLLIGTVLFAREGLWPLLERRIGGERGGA; from the coding sequence ATGATGGCCGGCAGCGAACTCCGCTCGGGGTCTGGCCGCTTGCCGCCGGCGATCTTGCGGGCAGGGCTGGTGCTGCTGTGGCTGCTGCCGCTGGCGTTGGGGGGATACCCGCTCTACCTGGCCACCGAGGCCGCTCTGCTGGCCCTGGCGGCGGTGGCGCTGAGCGTGTTGTTGGGCCACGGCGGGGTACCCTCGCTGGGCCAGGCGGCCTTTTTGGGCCTGGGGGCCTACACGGTGGGCCTGGCCCTCAAGGGGGGGATGCCTGTGCTGCCGGCCTTGGGGTTGGCCGTGCTGGTATCGGCAGGGTTCGCCCTCCTCACCGGGCTGCTGCTCTTCCGTACCCAGGGGATCTTCGTGCTGATGCTGACCTTGGCCTTTGGGCAGATGGTCTACTCGGCGGCCTACAAGTGGAATGCGCTTACCGGTGGCGACGACGGGCTGAGCCTTGCGGGGCTCGCCTTAAACCCCAGAGTCCTGCACGGGATAGCGCTGCTGACGCTTTTGGGCAGCATTTGGGGCCTGCGCTATCTGCTTCGTACCCCCTACGGCAAGACCCTCGAGGCCATCCGCCAGAACGAGGAGAAAATCCGCTCGCTGGGGGTGCCGACCTTTTACTACAAGCTCTCGCTTTTCGTCCTCACCGGGGCCCTCACCGGGCTGGCCGGGGGCGGGCTGGCCCTGCACCGCAGCTTCATCAGCCCCCACGACCTCTTCTGGCTGACCTCGGCCACCTTGATGGTGATGGTGCTCCTGGGGGGCAGCCGGGGCCTGTGGGGCGCGGCCTTTGGCGCACTGCTGTACACCTTCGTGCAGTCCTGGGTGAGCTCGTTCACCGACCTGTGGGGCGTGTTCGTGGGGCTGCTCCTCATCGGCACGGTGCTGTTCGCCCGCGAGGGGCTGTGGCCCCTGCTGGAGCGGCGGATCGGAGGTGAGCGTGGAGGCGCTTAG